The Syntrophorhabdaceae bacterium genome segment GTATGGTATTCACAAGGCTATCGCAGACAGGACTATGGGTCTTATCAGCAGAATTGGCGGAGCTGAGAAAGAGGTCATTATGACAGGCGGGGTTGCAAAGAATATCGGTGTCGTGAAGGCCCTTGAAGCCGCGCTGAATATGCCCTTGAAGATCCACGTTGAACCCCAGATCGTAGGCGCACTGGGTGCAGCAACACTTGCTCTCGAAAAGGTTTCATAAAAAAATAAATGTACTCAAAAAAGGCCGGCATTTCGCCGGCCTTTTTCTTTCCCCTTAATCTTATCTTTTTTATGCGTTCGTTTCCTGTAGATTCCTGTTTAGCTTTACAAGCCGCAACTGGTTGAAGAAAACCGGGATAAAGGCCATAATTGAAATAATATCCGTTATGATCCCCGGCTCAATCAGGAGTAAAGCCGTGATAAAGAGCAGGGGTCTTTCCCATTTCGACAAAGGAGCAAACAACCATCCGATCGTCGAGCAGGCAAGGAATATGGTACCCACTAACGCGGTCGCGCTTACCCAGACAATCTGGAAGACATTTCCCTGCATCAGAAGTGCCGGGCTGAAAACAAACATATATGGCACGATAAAGGCGGCAAGCCCTATTCTGCACGCAGTCCATCCTGTCTTCATCGGATCGCTCTTTGCAATGCCGGCACCGGCATAAGCAGCAAGTGCAACCGGTGGTGTAATGGCGGAAATAATAGCAAAATAGAAGACAAACAGGTGAGCACCCAGGACATTGATCCCGAGATTTGTAAGGGCAGGTACAGCAAGAATCGCACAAATGATGTAAGCTGCAGTAGTTGGCAGACCCATCCCGAGGATAAGGGACGATATCATGGTGAAAAACAACGTGAGGTAGATATTGCCATGTGCAAGTGCAATAATAGCTCCGGAGAATTTCAGACCGAGACCGGTAAGGGTCACCACACCCACGACGATACCTGCTGCCGCACAGGCTGCAACCACACTTAACGCTCCCTTTGCGCCCATTTCCAACGCTTTGATCAATCCCTTCAGGTTCAATCTTGTGCTTTTCTTAATTGAGCTCAATATGATAGATGCGATGATGGCCCAGAAGGCTGCGAAGGAAGGGGATGTCAGTTTAACGGCAAGAAAGTAGATAAGCACCAGCGCTGATATAGCAAGATACCCCTGGCTTTTCAGGGTACCCCAGAAGGGCGGCACCTCGTCACCCCGCAACCCCCTGAGATTTATCCTCCGTGCCTCGA includes the following:
- a CDS encoding TRAP transporter permease, which translates into the protein MPKVLSIIAIVFAVFMSLFHLYTGAVGSLDPWSQRVIHLTLGFVIAFLTFPVIKGKKVGVLEIILSILSLASGLYIILNMDAIIDRAGMPGTWDIVFGALTILLVLEMTRRVIGLALVIVSVLFLLYAYFGPYLPEAIAHRGYDIERITAHMYTTLEGIYGVPIGVSATFVILFVIFGAFLEATKTGDFFINIANSIAGKTKGGPAKVAVISSAFFGTISGSAVANVVGTGTYTIPLMKRTGYAPHFAASVEAVASSGGQLMPPVMGAAAFVISEMTGVSYLTICLAAVIPSLLYYMGLFTAVHVEARRINLRGLRGDEVPPFWGTLKSQGYLAISALVLIYFLAVKLTSPSFAAFWAIIASIILSSIKKSTRLNLKGLIKALEMGAKGALSVVAACAAAGIVVGVVTLTGLGLKFSGAIIALAHGNIYLTLFFTMISSLILGMGLPTTAAYIICAILAVPALTNLGINVLGAHLFVFYFAIISAITPPVALAAYAGAGIAKSDPMKTGWTACRIGLAAFIVPYMFVFSPALLMQGNVFQIVWVSATALVGTIFLACSTIGWLFAPLSKWERPLLFITALLLIEPGIITDIISIMAFIPVFFNQLRLVKLNRNLQETNA
- a CDS encoding BadF/BadG/BcrA/BcrD ATPase family protein yields the protein YGIHKAIADRTMGLISRIGGAEKEVIMTGGVAKNIGVVKALEAALNMPLKIHVEPQIVGALGAATLALEKVS